Within the Marixanthomonas sp. SCSIO 43207 genome, the region AAATGTATGATTCCATTGAGCAGAAATTAAGCGATTACTATATAAGAATAATGAATCTGAAGTAATGCTATACCTGTCTTTGCTGTAATATCCAGTAGCTTTAATTTCATCACGTTCTCCAATTTTTTGATTAAACTTGATGATTCCATCATAAAAAGATGCTTCACTATTTTGTAAAGATTCTTCATCTAAGGAGTTTAAAATCCAATCTGAATAAGTTGCTCTTACACCAACCATCACTGCAGATTTATCTTTTACAATGGGCGTTTCTAGTGTTAAATTTGCTGTTACAGGACCAATAGAACCTTCTCCACCAAACTCTTCAACATTTGCATCTCGGGTAGAAATATCAAATACTGAAGAAAGTCGACCACCGTATTCTGCAGGAATGCTTCCTTTGTAAATTGTTACATCTCCGGTTGTAAAAGGATTGATTGAAGAAAATATTCCGAAGAAATGCGAAGGATTATAAATCACTGCATCATCTAAAAGTATTAAGTTTTGATCGGCTTTACCGCCTCTTACATTATAACCGGCAGCTCCTTCTCCGGTATTTGATATTCCCGGTAAGGTTGTAGCTACTTTTAAAATATCACGCTCTCCCAAAACCAAAGGAATGTTTTTTATCACTTTTACATCAATAGTTTCAGATCCAGTCATGGTTTCTTCAATATTCTTATCTGCTTCATTCTCTAGAAACACCTCTCCTAGCAACTCGTAATCTTCATTGAGGGCTATGTCTAGTCTACCATTGTTATAAATAATAACACGCTTTTGAACATCTTCAATACCAATTAATTTTGTTTCTAATACGTTTGCCCCCGCTTTTAGCTTTATTGAATAAAAACCTTCTTCATTTGTTGTGGTTCCGGCATTACTTCCTTGTACAAGAATGGCAAGATCTTCAATGGGTCTTCCGGTAAGTATATTGGTAACATAACCGCTTAACACATAGGTGTTATTGGTATTTGTCAAACTTTCTTTACCAATACGTACAGTTTCAATAGGAATAGATTTTTTTGAAGTCTCTTGATTATAAAATACAGGTTGGTATTGCTCCTTTTTTACAGTTGTTACTGTAATGGTACTATCTTGCTCTTGCGGAAAAAAGCCTTCGGGTAATGTATTATAAACAATGCTATTTTGAGTAAGAATGATTCGTTTGTCTTCGGTTATGTAATAGTTTAAAACGGAATTGGTCAATAAAGTATCCAATAATTCATGAATAGAAATATTGCTATACGTTCCTGAAACAGATTGATTGTTAATCCAACTATCTACATAAAAAAATTGGTAGTCGGTTTGACTTTCAATCTTTAAAATAGCTTCTTCTAGTGAGGAATTATTAAATGTAATTGACGGTAGTAGTTCTTCTTGAGAATAACTTATGTTTAAAAACATCAGCAAAAAAACTATTGAGCTGAAAGTATGTTTTTTTCTTATAATTATTTTTTTGATAACAGTACGTTTATTTGGTTTATATAAGCAAGCATATAAGCATCTGGGTTTGAATTTCTCAACGATCTATCTACAGAAACTTCTTGAATTATATTTTTCAATTCAGGAAATATCTTTATAAAATCACGTTGGTTTTTTACTTCATATACGTTTTGATTATACATAACGTAATAGTAGGGTGTTTTAAATTTATACTTAAAATACAGTTTTCTCTTTCGTATTTCTCTCAACTGTGTTTTTCTGTATTTTTTTAAAAGTTGTATTTGAGATGAATTGTATACAACTTCATAAAAACCTGAAAGTGCTTCAGAGTCATCTTTAATTGACAGGTTTTTAATATGTTGAAAAGACTTTGATCCTATTTGAAATGCACCTACCTTTTCTTTAAATAACTGTAGAATAGTTGTTTTTTGTTCTGTAGAAAGTTTTATGATTATTTGATCATTAAATACATCATATTTTAACGGAATATCAAAATAGCGTTGATTTTCATACTCAATCATACTTTTTTGAAAGTCGCCAGAAAATAAAAACTTTTTAAAGCTATTTTCTCCTTGTTCAAAATCAATATACTCTACTCCGTTGTAAAGTGGTGTGTTTTCAATTCCTACTTTACTATCAAACCAAGTGTAAGATTCTTTTTCGGTTGATGAATTTTGAGCTAGACTACTTGAACTTACTATAAAAAAGAGAAATAAGTAACTAAGTTTTTTTATTTTCATAGCGTCTAAATTACAAATAATTATAATTAAATAGACAAGTATTGAGTAATTGAAAATTAATGATTTAGCAAACAAACCTCTAGATCGTTGTTAATCAATTGTTTTTTTCAATTAAATCGCATTAAAAATGCGTTTTTTTTAACATATGTAAGTACAACAAAAATGCCTGTAACAAAAATATATGATGTTCTTATCATAGGAGCCGGGCCCGCCGGTTGTGCTTGTGCATATCAACTAGCAAATAGTGGATTAAACATTGCCATTGTGGAGCAAGCTAGCTTTCCGCGTGATAAAATTTGTGGTGATGCGCTTAGTGCAGATGTTATTAATCAATTTTACAGAATGAATGACGCTCTTGCTTCCTCATTTTTAAAACTTCGTCCTAAGTATGCTTCAAACGGAATTCGGTTTTATGCACCCAATAATACCAAACTTGATATTCCGTTTAAAAAAACATCTCAAAAACAAGCTGCAGGATATGTGATGAAACGGCTAGATTTTGATTCTTTCTTTGCTTCAGAAATAAAAAAGCTACCCAATATCGATTTCTTTGAAAACAAGAAAGTAATCAATATAACACCTCATAAAAACTACGTAGAAGTACTATCAAACAATGCTCGTTTTAAAACACAAATCATCATTGGTGCCGATGGAGCAAACTCGATTGTAAATAGAAAACTTAGCAACAATACCATAAATAAAAAACATCATAGTGCAGGATTGCGCCAATATTATGAAAACGTTGCAGAGGTATCCTCCAATGATTTAATAGAGCTACACTTTTATAAAGAAATACTTCCAGGTTATTTTTGGATTTTTCCATTACCAAATAATGCTGCCAATGTAGGAATAGGGATGCTTTCTAGTGAAATAAGTAAGCAAAATATAAACCTAAAAGAAAAATTTACAGAACTAATTACATCTCACCCTAATCTTAAGGATAGGTTTAAAAATGCAGTAGCAAAAGAAGGTATAAAAGGGTTTGGACTTCCTTTGGGTTCAAGAAAAAAACAACTTTCTGGAGATCGGTTTCTACTTCTTGGTGATGCTGCAAACCTCATTGATCCTTTTACCGGTGAAGGTATTGGCAATGCAATAAGAAGCGGCAGAATAGCAGCTGAGCATGTAAAGAATGTATTTAAAACCAATAAATTTGATGCTCAATTTAATGCTCAATATGATAAAAAAATTTATCAAGCCATGTGGAAAGAGCTAAGTGTGAGTAAATCACTTCAAAACCTGCTTAAATATCCTTGGCTATTCAACTTTATTGTTAAAAAAGCTAATAAAAACAAATCGATACAATTACTTTTAACGTCGATGCTCGACGATGTTGACTTAAAAAAAGAACTTACCAAACCTAGTTTTTACGTTCGGCTTCTTTTTAATTAATTTCAAAAAAAATATACCTAACTTTTTATGAAACCAGCTACTGTTGCTCAACTAAAAAAGGAATTAAAGTTTCGTTCTTCAGAAGAATTAGAAAATCTCTGTCTTCATTTGGCAAAGTTTAAGAAAGAAAACAAGGAGCTCCTCACCTACTTATTATTTCAATCTCATGATGAAGAATTGTATATTCAAAGTGTAAAAGAAATGATCGACGATGGTTTTTCAGAAATAAACACCACTAGTTATTATTATATGAAGAAAACCATCCGGAAAATATTACGAATGGTTAAAAAGTACATTCGGTATTCAAAAAAGAAAGAAACCGAAGTGGAATTGCTTTTGTATTTTTGTGTAAAACTAAATAACGTAAAACCTTCCATACATAGAAATAAAATGTTGACCAATCTTTATGAACATCAAAAGGTGCTTATTAAAAAGCGTATTAACGCTTTACATGAAGACTTACAACACGACTATACTCTTGAAATGGAAAGCTTAAACATATAACTATGACAACTATTTATCATAATCCCAGATGTAGAAAATCTAGAGAAACACTTCAACTACTTGAAGATAAAAATGAAGATTTAAACATTGTTAAATACTTAGAAAACCCTCCATCAAAAGAAGAGTTAAAAGATATCATCAAACTCT harbors:
- a CDS encoding carboxypeptidase-like regulatory domain-containing protein, giving the protein MFLNISYSQEELLPSITFNNSSLEEAILKIESQTDYQFFYVDSWINNQSVSGTYSNISIHELLDTLLTNSVLNYYITEDKRIILTQNSIVYNTLPEGFFPQEQDSTITVTTVKKEQYQPVFYNQETSKKSIPIETVRIGKESLTNTNNTYVLSGYVTNILTGRPIEDLAILVQGSNAGTTTNEEGFYSIKLKAGANVLETKLIGIEDVQKRVIIYNNGRLDIALNEDYELLGEVFLENEADKNIEETMTGSETIDVKVIKNIPLVLGERDILKVATTLPGISNTGEGAAGYNVRGGKADQNLILLDDAVIYNPSHFFGIFSSINPFTTGDVTIYKGSIPAEYGGRLSSVFDISTRDANVEEFGGEGSIGPVTANLTLETPIVKDKSAVMVGVRATYSDWILNSLDEESLQNSEASFYDGIIKFNQKIGERDEIKATGYYSKDRYSITSDSLFLYSNRLISAQWNHTFNENNKSNLLLANSEYAYDIEYDGATNDDFNLGYRINETQLKLKLTSKLNKKHTLDYGVSGKLYNVEPGELKPTQNSIVDPITIPKEKGLETAVFISDKFTVNDKLEFNAGIRYSQFAALGEASQRSYVAGLPISDATVTDTLNFNNNEVIETYGGPEARVSARYSFNPEFSIKASFNNTIQYIHTLSNNTTVSPTDTWKLSDLNIEPQRANQYGLGLYHNFDNNTYEVSLEGYYKRSKNILDFKTGSQLLLNENVETELLQGEGKAYGAELLLKKTKGKLNGWLGYSYSRSFLKLDSEFKEERINNGDYFPSNYDKPHDISVVANYKLTKRFSVSANFVYQTGRPITYPVGSYVINNSEFVLYSDRNEYRIPDYYRLDLSINFEGNHKLEKLAHSFWNISIYNVLGRNNPYSVFFVTKDGEVKAYQSSIFSIPVPTITYNFKF
- a CDS encoding geranylgeranyl reductase family protein, whose product is MPVTKIYDVLIIGAGPAGCACAYQLANSGLNIAIVEQASFPRDKICGDALSADVINQFYRMNDALASSFLKLRPKYASNGIRFYAPNNTKLDIPFKKTSQKQAAGYVMKRLDFDSFFASEIKKLPNIDFFENKKVINITPHKNYVEVLSNNARFKTQIIIGADGANSIVNRKLSNNTINKKHHSAGLRQYYENVAEVSSNDLIELHFYKEILPGYFWIFPLPNNAANVGIGMLSSEISKQNINLKEKFTELITSHPNLKDRFKNAVAKEGIKGFGLPLGSRKKQLSGDRFLLLGDAANLIDPFTGEGIGNAIRSGRIAAEHVKNVFKTNKFDAQFNAQYDKKIYQAMWKELSVSKSLQNLLKYPWLFNFIVKKANKNKSIQLLLTSMLDDVDLKKELTKPSFYVRLLFN